A single region of the Helicobacter colisuis genome encodes:
- the coaBC gene encoding bifunctional phosphopantothenoylcysteine decarboxylase/phosphopantothenate--cysteine ligase CoaBC has translation MTLDFLPKLLANKKIILGICGSIAIYKSIEILRNLQKLGASVRVVMSDDSQKFINPLLFEALCGYQVLTTQSQNWGEIPHNHIEIASWGNIFLIAPISANSLNKVAYGIADNILLESFLAFDGPKLIAPAANTKMLQNPTTQSALNLLIQRGIAIIPSQSKELACKTIGDGALADPLEITYQTIRAFYQEKFWENKALCITSGGSKENIDSVRYLSNHSSGKMGASLALAGYFLGAKVTYIGSLCPYPLPLRINYNSAQSTQDFLQSIQKWQESNAFSKDSFLFMSAAISDYIPKESFQGKLKKEAIGQEWNLCLQKNLDILSTISKKQTTIGFKLESQNGLENAIKALQNKNLDAICLNEISPSLNPMNATENQITWVSQKSQKNLGKSDKLTLAFQILNEAKSL, from the coding sequence ATGACTTTAGATTTTCTTCCAAAACTCCTTGCAAACAAAAAAATCATTCTAGGAATCTGCGGTAGTATTGCCATTTATAAATCAATAGAAATTTTGCGCAACCTCCAAAAACTTGGTGCGAGTGTGCGCGTTGTAATGAGTGATGATTCGCAAAAATTTATCAATCCGCTTTTATTTGAAGCACTTTGTGGTTACCAAGTGCTAACCACGCAATCCCAAAATTGGGGAGAGATTCCACACAATCACATTGAAATAGCCTCGTGGGGCAATATATTTTTAATAGCTCCAATTAGCGCTAATTCTCTTAATAAGGTCGCTTATGGAATAGCAGATAATATTCTTTTGGAGAGTTTTTTAGCCTTTGATGGTCCAAAACTCATCGCTCCTGCTGCTAATACCAAAATGCTCCAAAATCCTACCACCCAAAGTGCTTTAAATCTTCTTATTCAAAGAGGAATTGCCATTATTCCCTCCCAAAGTAAAGAACTTGCCTGTAAAACTATAGGTGATGGCGCATTAGCCGATCCTTTAGAAATTACTTACCAAACCATTCGCGCATTTTATCAAGAAAAGTTTTGGGAAAATAAAGCCCTTTGTATCACAAGTGGAGGTAGCAAAGAAAATATTGATAGTGTGCGCTATCTTTCAAATCATTCTAGCGGAAAAATGGGCGCTTCTTTGGCTTTAGCGGGATATTTTCTAGGCGCAAAGGTTACTTATATAGGTAGCCTATGCCCCTACCCTCTCCCACTTAGAATCAATTATAATTCCGCACAAAGCACCCAAGACTTTCTCCAATCTATCCAAAAATGGCAAGAATCTAATGCTTTTTCTAAAGATTCTTTTTTATTTATGAGTGCAGCCATTAGCGATTATATCCCAAAAGAATCCTTTCAAGGCAAACTCAAAAAAGAAGCCATAGGGCAAGAGTGGAATCTATGCTTGCAAAAGAATCTTGATATTTTAAGCACTATTAGCAAAAAACAAACTACAATTGGCTTTAAACTAGAAAGCCAAAATGGATTAGAAAATGCCATCAAAGCCTTACAAAATAAAAATTTAGATGCAATTTGCCTTAATGAAATCTCCCCTTCTTTAAATCCTATGAATGCTACAGAAAATCAAATTACATGGGTTAGCCAAAAATCTCAAAAAAACTTAGGTAAAAGCGATAAATTAACCCTTGCATTCCAAATTCTTAATGAGGCAAAAAGTTTATGA
- a CDS encoding di-trans,poly-cis-decaprenylcistransferase, with protein MLNHLAIIMDGNGRWAKNRFKPRFFGHQEGAKIIHSITETCVKKDIKYLSLYAFSTENWNRPKKEIDFLMNLLEKYLHDQTQTYLNSNIVFKVIGDISAFSPKLQEKIHHLQSITAESCNGLTQILALNYGAKDELRRTFLKIQSKNLPITQESITQNLDTAGIPEVDMLIRTGGEQRLSNFLLWQSAYAELFFTKTLWPDFRSDELEAMIEKFATRQRRFGAI; from the coding sequence ATGTTAAATCATCTTGCAATTATTATGGACGGCAATGGGAGATGGGCAAAAAACCGATTCAAACCTCGTTTTTTTGGTCATCAAGAGGGAGCAAAAATCATTCATTCTATCACTGAAACCTGCGTAAAAAAAGACATAAAATACCTAAGTCTCTATGCTTTCTCCACGGAAAATTGGAATCGCCCCAAAAAAGAAATTGATTTTTTAATGAATTTGTTAGAAAAATATCTGCACGATCAAACCCAAACCTATCTTAATTCAAATATTGTTTTTAAGGTTATTGGCGATATTTCCGCTTTTAGCCCAAAATTACAAGAAAAAATCCACCATTTACAATCTATTACCGCAGAATCTTGCAATGGCTTAACACAGATTCTTGCCCTAAATTATGGTGCAAAAGATGAGCTAAGGCGCACATTTTTAAAAATCCAAAGCAAAAATCTCCCCATAACACAAGAATCAATCACACAAAACCTCGATACAGCAGGAATCCCTGAAGTAGATATGCTAATTCGCACTGGTGGGGAACAGAGGCTTTCAAACTTTTTACTTTGGCAAAGTGCTTATGCTGAACTCTTTTTTACCAAAACTTTATGGCCTGATTTTAGAAGCGATGAACTTGAAGCAATGATAGAAAAATTTGCGACAAGACAAAGGCGCTTTGGCGCAATTTGA
- the flgE gene encoding flagellar hook protein FlgE: MLRSLWSGVSGMQAHQVALDVESNNIANVNTNGFKYSRADFSTMVSQTKRAATIPYAGYGGVNDYSVGLGTGIETTTKIFSQGSLQDTGRKADLALEGNGMFVVSNNGGFTNMYTRDGAFSFDAVGNLVTTSGYIVQGWVRDLSKLNCNCGSGNINRVDSTGPIGNITIDPRLTIPAKATETVTGNINLTSGNKTENTTCPSPLDSTSANNYIAGGLDRLYDTTDKQLEVPEDMGVMFNDAGEAMRLQEGQGIWVSYQTATTEPLQIDSATAGAASITINGVEITWNNDPNASGSSNLLAAQVAINNLKDTTGVEALTRGNTLILQNTNQLDGDGSNKNIRVTGRSGAVLGFGDNRNNLDSATTVTTAFKYNYTLQTDADSTSGQFRTTEDLRALMQQDANKVKEFGGDSAAAAAGMTGAGATFLQSNYTVSVKLNRNGQFEINNRDDGVNVANNQQGAAYDNLNIFVSAYNDTLTTTNVLFKNQMKAMNTGVLVEGGNITSTAGLRMATYSQTLDIYDSLGNKHDFTIQFTKVAGNQWNWRIIVPEPAELIGGTAQRPNILEGGSVTFGERGEILGFNPSTVQFKPNNGAAFPQSIDLDFGTSGGYDGLKSTAAESQATNIRGDGYTAGMLQDFYFDATGTMIGKFDNGQNLALAQVAVASFANYEGLQESGSNLFAESPNSGGPTIGTAGLGGRASIQASKLEMSNSDLSRGLTQLIVVQRGFQASSKSITTSDQILNTLLGLKQ; the protein is encoded by the coding sequence ATGTTAAGATCTTTATGGTCAGGTGTTAGCGGTATGCAAGCTCATCAAGTGGCTCTTGATGTAGAATCAAACAATATCGCCAATGTAAATACCAATGGTTTTAAATATTCTCGTGCGGACTTCTCAACAATGGTTAGCCAAACCAAACGAGCCGCTACGATTCCTTATGCAGGTTATGGTGGGGTGAATGACTATTCTGTGGGACTTGGAACAGGGATTGAAACTACCACAAAAATCTTTTCACAAGGTTCTTTGCAAGACACTGGCAGAAAAGCGGATTTGGCTTTAGAAGGCAATGGAATGTTTGTTGTAAGCAACAATGGTGGTTTTACTAATATGTATACAAGAGATGGTGCATTTAGCTTTGATGCTGTAGGTAACCTTGTAACTACAAGCGGTTATATTGTGCAAGGCTGGGTGAGAGATCTTTCTAAATTAAATTGTAATTGTGGTAGCGGAAATATCAATCGCGTTGATTCAACAGGACCTATTGGAAATATCACTATTGATCCACGCCTTACTATCCCTGCAAAGGCAACCGAAACTGTAACAGGAAATATCAATCTAACAAGCGGAAACAAAACAGAAAATACTACTTGTCCAAGCCCATTAGATAGCACTTCAGCTAATAACTATATTGCAGGTGGCTTAGATAGACTTTATGATACTACCGATAAACAACTTGAAGTTCCTGAAGATATGGGTGTAATGTTTAATGATGCAGGAGAGGCAATGCGACTCCAAGAAGGACAAGGGATTTGGGTTAGCTACCAAACTGCTACCACTGAACCATTACAAATTGATTCTGCTACAGCTGGAGCTGCAAGCATTACCATTAATGGTGTAGAAATTACTTGGAATAATGATCCAAATGCAAGTGGTTCTTCTAACCTTCTTGCTGCACAAGTTGCGATTAATAATCTTAAAGACACCACTGGAGTAGAAGCACTCACAAGAGGAAATACGCTTATCCTGCAAAACACTAACCAACTTGATGGTGATGGTAGCAATAAAAATATTCGTGTTACGGGAAGAAGTGGCGCTGTATTAGGTTTTGGAGACAATAGAAACAATCTTGATTCTGCTACAACCGTTACCACTGCTTTCAAATACAACTACACACTCCAAACTGATGCAGATTCAACTTCAGGTCAATTTAGAACCACAGAAGACTTAAGAGCACTCATGCAACAAGATGCCAATAAAGTCAAAGAATTTGGTGGAGATTCAGCGGCGGCTGCTGCAGGAATGACAGGAGCTGGCGCTACTTTCCTCCAAAGTAACTACACCGTGAGTGTGAAGCTCAATAGAAATGGACAATTTGAAATCAATAACCGAGATGATGGGGTCAATGTCGCAAATAACCAACAAGGTGCTGCTTATGATAATCTCAATATCTTTGTTTCAGCCTATAATGATACTCTCACTACTACCAATGTGCTTTTCAAAAATCAAATGAAAGCAATGAATACAGGAGTATTAGTAGAAGGAGGAAATATCACAAGCACCGCAGGTTTAAGAATGGCAACTTATTCTCAAACACTTGATATTTATGATAGTCTTGGTAATAAACACGATTTCACCATACAATTTACCAAAGTTGCTGGAAATCAATGGAATTGGCGTATCATCGTGCCAGAACCTGCTGAACTCATCGGAGGGACGGCGCAAAGACCTAATATCCTAGAGGGAGGTAGCGTAACTTTTGGAGAACGAGGTGAGATTCTAGGGTTTAACCCATCAACCGTTCAATTTAAGCCAAACAATGGTGCTGCATTCCCACAAAGTATCGACTTGGATTTTGGAACAAGCGGAGGATATGATGGACTAAAAAGCACCGCTGCTGAATCACAAGCCACTAATATTAGAGGTGATGGTTACACTGCAGGAATGCTCCAAGACTTCTACTTTGATGCCACAGGAACAATGATAGGAAAGTTTGACAATGGACAAAATCTTGCTTTAGCACAAGTTGCTGTAGCAAGTTTTGCCAACTATGAAGGCTTACAAGAATCAGGTAGCAATCTCTTTGCTGAATCTCCAAACTCTGGAGGACCTACAATAGGAACTGCTGGATTAGGCGGAAGAGCAAGTATTCAAGCCTCTAAACTAGAAATGAGTAATTCTGACTTAAGTCGTGGTTTAACTCAACTAATCGTAGTGCAAAGAGGATTCCAAGCAAGCTCAAAATCTATCACCACTTCTGATCAAATTCTCAATACACTCCTTGGCTTAAAACAATAA
- a CDS encoding TonB-dependent receptor yields the protein MKKLYYFAIASALFAQQLSATENIASPKQFTQLKQFGPPAIINPNIALGFYPENQFDHTSRNTYFSAVNPLDSSMNPFHFSVGYFDNARYESLLFKVRETKTYAILNTNHTNANSYKSGNGDSVNFGYDRFSANIVLGTILDSKNEAKFTFIYDGISDDKQPQHNMDAIQTERYISRFNYRFGEADLSNTLNFDLSYIVLNREADNFSLRTNNAMRMKMEVDRSIFNTEIKHDVDFSAFHNLFGIGYAYDTHIARRFGKAPSAKDFTLNGYRIPDVKVNEFSAFNTLTYVPKTNHKIALGFTYNFNQAKVNKINEVIARQGAQIITAQNIWKNHYGETFNGKVDHHTFSVASKYNFTPSSTQTYTLALESIERIPSNEERFVALNPPNNLAIGQGWASNPNLKPERRNRIKALLTLKDENYLNYMESHFDNNAWQIGALAVMDYANDFIIWDRARGQQGTNPNYKSNNIISRNIDATLYSFGAFANYNFLENFGVKANIYYNYGENRSDDRPLYQIAPLETTLNFDYQNYASFGKYALGSAIRAVANQNRGDFDAKSGLGIDRKMGGFAVVDLYGSLSFKDTFGLRFGVNNVFDKNYSEYISGSHVEAVSPTNIIYAPGRSFYIALHGNF from the coding sequence ATGAAAAAGTTATACTATTTTGCAATTGCTAGTGCATTATTTGCACAACAATTAAGTGCAACTGAAAATATTGCCTCACCCAAACAATTTACACAATTAAAGCAATTTGGACCACCGGCAATTATTAATCCAAATATTGCGCTTGGATTTTATCCAGAAAATCAGTTTGATCACACATCGCGCAATACCTACTTTTCCGCTGTAAATCCGCTTGATTCTTCAATGAATCCTTTTCATTTTAGTGTTGGATATTTTGACAATGCAAGATACGAATCGCTTTTATTTAAAGTAAGAGAAACAAAAACTTATGCGATTTTAAATACTAATCATACAAATGCAAATTCTTACAAAAGTGGAAATGGGGATTCTGTTAATTTTGGTTATGATAGATTTAGCGCAAATATTGTCTTAGGAACAATTTTAGATTCTAAAAATGAGGCAAAATTCACCTTTATTTATGATGGAATCTCCGATGATAAACAACCACAACACAATATGGATGCAATACAAACAGAACGTTATATTAGTCGATTTAATTATCGTTTTGGAGAAGCTGATTTGTCTAATACTTTAAATTTTGATTTATCCTATATCGTGCTTAATAGAGAGGCAGATAATTTTTCTTTACGAACTAATAATGCAATGCGTATGAAAATGGAAGTGGATAGAAGTATTTTTAATACAGAAATAAAACATGATGTAGATTTTTCTGCATTCCATAATCTTTTTGGAATTGGATACGCCTATGATACACATATTGCAAGGCGTTTTGGGAAAGCACCTAGTGCAAAAGATTTTACTCTTAACGGGTATCGAATTCCAGATGTTAAAGTAAATGAATTTTCTGCCTTTAATACACTAACTTATGTGCCAAAAACTAATCACAAAATAGCTTTGGGATTTACTTATAATTTTAATCAAGCAAAAGTAAATAAAATTAACGAAGTTATAGCAAGACAAGGCGCACAAATCATCACCGCACAAAATATTTGGAAAAACCATTATGGAGAAACTTTTAATGGGAAAGTAGATCATCATACTTTTAGCGTTGCCTCAAAATATAATTTTACACCTTCATCCACACAAACTTATACACTTGCCTTAGAGAGTATTGAAAGGATTCCCAGTAATGAAGAAAGATTTGTTGCGCTGAATCCTCCAAATAACTTAGCAATAGGACAAGGTTGGGCTTCTAACCCAAACTTAAAACCAGAAAGACGCAATAGAATCAAAGCCCTATTAACATTAAAAGATGAAAATTATTTAAATTATATGGAATCGCACTTTGATAATAATGCATGGCAAATTGGAGCTTTAGCGGTTATGGATTATGCGAATGATTTTATTATTTGGGATCGCGCAAGAGGACAGCAAGGCACAAATCCTAATTACAAATCAAATAATATTATCTCAAGAAATATAGATGCCACTTTATATAGTTTTGGTGCTTTTGCAAATTATAATTTTTTAGAAAATTTTGGGGTAAAGGCAAATATTTATTATAACTATGGTGAAAATAGAAGTGATGATCGCCCCTTGTATCAAATTGCACCACTTGAAACAACTTTAAATTTTGATTACCAAAACTATGCAAGTTTTGGTAAGTATGCGCTAGGAAGCGCAATAAGGGCTGTTGCAAACCAAAATAGAGGAGATTTTGACGCCAAAAGCGGTCTAGGAATTGATAGAAAAATGGGAGGTTTTGCAGTGGTAGATCTTTACGGAAGTTTAAGCTTTAAAGATACTTTTGGACTGCGTTTTGGTGTGAATAATGTATTTGATAAAAATTATAGCGAATATATTAGCGGTTCTCATGTAGAAGCTGTTTCGCCAACAAACATTATTTATGCCCCCGGTAGAAGTTTTTATATCGCATTACATGGAAATTTTTAA
- a CDS encoding ABC transporter substrate-binding protein, which translates to MQYNTQRRNFLQKSMILGLGAFSALSFPNVLFAQNTLNIWGAPALISLSLAVAIKQGRARDIIPLNYKEWKTPDQLRVGFAGGDFILAASPSNVGVNLYNQGIDIKMLNILTNGLNYIFTKDKNIVSLKDLEGKKLIAPFKNDLPDIVFQALCNAHNINLNKITIQYVQTPPEATMLFVNKNEFDAVITQEPMASAMQLLAKKNGVAVYRNIDVQKLWEQTFKKCPKIPQAGLIVRESFYVENKDFFEVFHKDLDNAITWILNNQDTAAKFGAKYLPTPEFGIKAAIPYANFTAKKCSDIAQNLDAFFSIIYQLNPKLLGGKMPPKSLYL; encoded by the coding sequence ATGCAATACAACACACAAAGAAGAAATTTTTTACAAAAAAGTATGATTTTAGGTTTAGGAGCATTTAGTGCATTATCCTTTCCAAATGTGCTTTTTGCACAAAATACACTAAATATTTGGGGTGCACCAGCGCTTATTTCTCTAAGTCTTGCTGTTGCAATTAAACAAGGTAGAGCTAGAGATATAATTCCGCTAAATTATAAAGAATGGAAAACTCCAGACCAACTTAGAGTTGGATTTGCTGGGGGTGATTTTATTTTAGCGGCTTCTCCTTCAAATGTGGGAGTAAATCTTTATAATCAAGGCATTGATATAAAAATGTTAAATATTTTAACAAATGGATTAAACTATATTTTTACAAAAGATAAAAATATTGTGAGTTTAAAAGATTTAGAAGGCAAAAAACTTATTGCACCTTTCAAAAATGACTTGCCAGATATCGTATTTCAAGCCTTATGCAATGCACACAATATAAATCTTAATAAAATTACAATCCAATATGTCCAAACTCCACCAGAAGCCACAATGCTATTTGTAAATAAAAATGAATTTGATGCGGTTATCACACAAGAACCTATGGCTTCAGCAATGCAATTACTTGCTAAGAAAAATGGTGTAGCAGTATATCGCAACATTGATGTTCAAAAATTATGGGAGCAAACCTTTAAAAAATGTCCTAAGATCCCACAAGCTGGACTTATTGTAAGAGAATCTTTTTATGTAGAGAATAAAGATTTTTTTGAAGTCTTCCATAAGGATTTAGACAATGCAATTACTTGGATTTTAAACAATCAAGATACTGCAGCAAAATTTGGTGCAAAATATCTACCAACACCGGAATTTGGAATTAAAGCAGCAATCCCCTATGCAAATTTTACAGCCAAAAAATGTAGCGATATTGCACAAAACCTAGATGCATTTTTCTCAATTATTTACCAACTTAATCCAAAATTATTGGGAGGCAAAATGCCTCCTAAAAGCTTGTATTTATGA
- a CDS encoding ABC transporter permease, whose product MIIEDGIEQKLSLLHRISNYLIESLSGLGILCLLFGIWEIGTQFIGSFILPSPLSVLKRALELLIYKDSAIGITLYRVFLTILFSFVFGALLGILSGSFKTLARLFKPLMDICLGIPPIVWIVLALFWFGIGNVSVIFSVFIAIFPLSFANTMLSIITLDKRLDEVCIVYRLNLYKRLKYFYIPHILPHLLNALSLVNAMGIKIMIMAELLGASDGVGAKIADARSYLDTTEVLAYVVVMVGIILLFDFLVIKPLRIIFLPWQK is encoded by the coding sequence ATGATTATAGAAGATGGTATAGAACAAAAGCTAAGCTTACTTCACAGAATAAGTAATTATCTAATAGAAAGTTTAAGTGGGCTTGGGATTCTTTGTCTTCTTTTTGGAATCTGGGAAATTGGAACTCAATTTATAGGAAGCTTCATTCTCCCTTCGCCATTGTCTGTTTTAAAGCGCGCTCTAGAGCTTTTAATTTATAAAGATAGTGCAATAGGTATCACACTTTATCGTGTATTTTTAACAATTCTTTTTTCTTTTGTATTTGGCGCATTGCTTGGCATCTTATCAGGAAGTTTTAAGACACTTGCTAGGCTCTTTAAGCCCTTAATGGATATATGTTTAGGGATTCCACCAATTGTTTGGATTGTGCTTGCATTATTTTGGTTTGGAATTGGAAATGTTAGTGTAATTTTTTCAGTGTTTATCGCAATCTTTCCTTTAAGCTTTGCAAATACAATGCTAAGCATTATAACTCTTGATAAAAGACTTGATGAAGTATGCATTGTATATCGATTAAATTTATACAAACGCTTAAAATATTTCTATATCCCCCATATTTTGCCACACCTTTTAAATGCTTTAAGTCTGGTTAATGCAATGGGAATAAAAATCATGATAATGGCAGAACTTTTAGGTGCAAGTGATGGCGTTGGTGCAAAGATTGCAGATGCAAGAAGCTATTTAGATACCACAGAAGTTTTAGCCTATGTTGTAGTTATGGTTGGAATTATTTTATTATTTGATTTTTTAGTAATCAAGCCTTTAAGAATTATTTTTTTACCTTGGCAAAAATAA
- a CDS encoding ABC transporter ATP-binding protein, translating to MPLLKITNLDFYLAHSCIIENFNFSIKQGEIVTLFGPSGCGKTTLLKIISRILKPWNGSVEYTGRVAYLFQEHRLFESVSAYENIALVMQKIDKQWILGALNSVGLSEKDAQKYPQELSGGMRARVAFIRALAYPCNILLLDEPFSGLDFKMREILIKKVTHLAKEKGVAVILVTHDAYEACMLSSKILFLSTHKMQIEKTLNIAQQERNEKFLKELFKQEFKGRMYFD from the coding sequence ATGCCACTTTTAAAAATTACAAATTTAGATTTTTATTTAGCGCATAGCTGCATTATTGAAAATTTTAACTTTTCCATAAAACAAGGCGAGATTGTAACACTTTTTGGACCTTCAGGCTGTGGAAAAACCACGCTTCTAAAAATTATTAGTAGGATTTTAAAGCCTTGGAATGGAAGTGTAGAATATACAGGAAGAGTTGCATATTTATTTCAGGAACATAGACTTTTTGAATCTGTAAGTGCATATGAAAATATTGCTCTAGTGATGCAAAAGATAGATAAACAATGGATTTTAGGAGCTTTAAATAGTGTTGGGTTAAGCGAGAAAGATGCACAAAAATATCCCCAAGAGTTAAGCGGAGGAATGCGTGCTAGAGTTGCTTTTATCCGTGCATTAGCATATCCATGCAATATTTTGTTGCTTGACGAACCTTTTTCTGGATTAGATTTTAAAATGCGCGAGATTTTAATAAAAAAAGTCACACATTTAGCCAAAGAAAAGGGAGTTGCTGTGATTTTAGTAACGCACGATGCATATGAAGCTTGCATGCTCTCAAGCAAAATTCTTTTCCTATCCACGCATAAAATGCAAATTGAAAAAACACTAAATATCGCACAACAAGAGAGAAATGAGAAGTTTTTAAAAGAACTCTTTAAGCAAGAATTCAAAGGGAGAATGTATTTTGACTAA
- a CDS encoding NnrS family protein has translation MTKTNKELLYDFFTHPMRIFFLYAGILALFGVMILLFQIGNFIHLHQFIFIDLFCGCAFVGFLFSAIPDWTNYKKSLLPFSIVAFILLNFALLTELLALNGRIFMLLFWLWILGSCIFWLYKDKNTNHLNLIFVLLCLVFLQSFGLFFAPKPYALIHCYVAGIIVIGFRVSTVLAQTALDKIKGENSCVFIPNPILRNLSYFAILMLALCNTLSLSQTLQGFIALGAGLILLSRIYEWHYKFFLKVHYTLIYYFLLLGNGIFYVLLGVNDLFNFSYSSTFLHGITLFVLIGFIYLVFNVASLRHSGQIVLNFPLNSKIGFLLLALATLTKVFLWQKWDLFYINFPAILLSVIFIAFLRDFFIIYRDNDFSDDPK, from the coding sequence TTGACTAAAACAAACAAAGAATTATTATATGATTTTTTTACGCATCCTATGCGAATATTTTTTCTTTATGCTGGAATCTTAGCGCTTTTTGGAGTTATGATTTTACTATTTCAAATTGGTAACTTTATACATTTGCATCAATTTATTTTTATAGATCTTTTTTGCGGTTGTGCATTTGTTGGATTTTTATTTTCTGCAATTCCAGATTGGACAAATTATAAAAAAAGTTTGCTTCCATTTAGTATTGTAGCTTTTATTTTGCTAAACTTTGCACTATTAACTGAACTTTTAGCATTAAATGGCAGAATCTTTATGCTTTTATTTTGGTTATGGATTCTGGGAAGTTGTATATTTTGGCTCTATAAGGACAAAAATACAAATCATCTTAATCTTATTTTCGTGCTTTTGTGCCTTGTTTTCTTGCAAAGCTTTGGTCTTTTTTTTGCACCAAAACCTTATGCATTAATTCACTGCTATGTTGCTGGAATTATTGTAATTGGCTTTAGAGTTAGCACAGTATTAGCACAAACTGCACTAGATAAAATAAAAGGTGAAAATTCTTGTGTATTTATTCCAAATCCTATTTTGCGCAATCTCTCATATTTTGCTATCCTTATGTTAGCACTTTGCAACACTCTCTCTTTATCGCAAACTTTGCAAGGTTTTATCGCACTTGGTGCTGGACTTATCTTGCTTAGCAGAATCTATGAGTGGCATTATAAATTTTTTTTAAAAGTGCATTACACATTAATCTATTATTTTCTATTACTTGGAAATGGAATCTTTTATGTGCTTTTAGGGGTAAATGATTTATTTAATTTTAGTTATTCAAGCACATTTTTACATGGAATTACACTTTTTGTTTTGATTGGCTTTATTTATCTGGTTTTTAATGTTGCCTCTCTTAGGCATAGCGGACAGATTGTGCTAAATTTCCCTTTAAACTCTAAAATTGGATTCTTACTTTTGGCTTTAGCTACCCTTACAAAAGTCTTTTTATGGCAAAAATGGGATCTCTTTTATATCAATTTTCCAGCAATTTTGCTTAGTGTAATTTTTATTGCTTTTTTAAGAGATTTCTTTATTATTTATAGAGATAATGATTTTAGTGATGACCCAAAATAG
- a CDS encoding Crp/Fnr family transcriptional regulator, with protein sequence MQDYIKMLYSVGYKRFYNPNEFLFFEGEIPKRILVLLIGKVRIYKTNQNKEETFHYILAPSFIAEMPSFLGLPYPASAVCVGECEILEIDLETFKKYCVGNADFCFSFIASLCQKIRILENHISRYSQSLKERVKEFLLENKEDLSNFTQRQIAQKLNTSPESLSRVLREFKKEGLIKTQKGKIIISTQ encoded by the coding sequence ATGCAAGATTACATTAAAATGCTTTATTCTGTTGGTTATAAGCGTTTTTATAATCCAAATGAGTTTTTATTTTTTGAAGGGGAGATTCCAAAGAGAATCTTGGTGCTTTTGATCGGGAAAGTGAGAATTTATAAGACTAATCAAAATAAAGAGGAAACTTTTCATTATATTCTCGCGCCAAGTTTTATTGCTGAAATGCCTAGTTTTTTAGGATTACCTTATCCTGCAAGTGCGGTTTGTGTTGGAGAATGTGAGATTTTAGAGATTGATTTGGAGACTTTCAAGAAATATTGTGTGGGAAATGCAGACTTTTGCTTTTCCTTTATTGCTTCTTTATGTCAAAAAATTAGAATCTTGGAGAATCATATTTCAAGGTATTCGCAAAGCCTTAAAGAAAGGGTTAAAGAGTTTTTGTTGGAAAACAAAGAGGATTTATCAAATTTTACCCAAAGGCAAATTGCTCAAAAGCTTAATACAAGCCCCGAATCGCTCTCTAGAGTCTTGAGAGAGTTCAAAAAAGAAGGGTTAATTAAAACACAAAAAGGCAAAATTATTATATCAACGCAATAA
- a CDS encoding copper resistance protein CopD, with product MEALYPYFLLVHLVCAIIFLGFIFTDVVLLTPIRKVLGDEFANKMFSIIGKRGGKIMPFCLLLLVLSGGAMISRYIGSDIGYFSTHLQQLLVLKTFLALLIVLAVITSLTFHYILKKPNPLAKIIHPLALILGLFIVILAKFAFYF from the coding sequence ATGGAAGCACTTTATCCTTATTTTTTGTTAGTTCATCTTGTTTGTGCAATTATTTTTCTAGGCTTTATTTTCACTGATGTAGTGCTACTTACGCCCATTAGAAAAGTTTTAGGTGATGAGTTTGCCAACAAAATGTTTAGCATCATCGGCAAAAGAGGTGGAAAAATAATGCCTTTTTGTCTGCTTCTTTTGGTGCTTAGTGGTGGAGCTATGATTAGCCGATATATCGGAAGTGATATAGGATATTTTAGCACTCACTTACAACAGCTTTTGGTGCTAAAAACCTTTTTAGCGCTTCTCATTGTCCTTGCAGTCATCACTTCACTTACCTTTCACTATATCCTAAAAAAGCCAAATCCTCTTGCTAAAATCATTCATCCCTTGGCTTTGATTTTAGGGTTATTTATTGTCATTTTAGCAAAATTTGCTTTTTACTTCTAA